One part of the Candidatus Flexicrinis affinis genome encodes these proteins:
- a CDS encoding glycosyltransferase family 2 protein: protein MPYQSDGGRRNNVQMGVGQSLWGASPPPPIPERALDGIPGCIAWLALLFCVASALAFPRIVLTLAALLGAYTALRFVLAAVANFNGMRMIRRWEQTDWKAKYDTDTAGRADALPWDDVKYLVIVPNYGEPYEILQRTLAHLAKQYEARRRMTVVLAMEGAEAGAPTKAERLIAEFGPCFAHMMYAVHPRGLPGEVRGKSSNQAWAARQAKRRLVDELGYDIDHIIISTMDADTLWHPKYFFALTYAFAISPHRHARTWQAPIRYHGNIWDISPPMRLVNAYGGAFELAYLAAPWWQAIPISSYSMSLRLMDASGYWDTDVIAEDSHMFIKAFFSSDAELELEPIFLPFLATATTGDTVWEVLKARYQQTLRHAWGSKEVGYIIARMLEHPEIPAGRSLKLLLRVAHDILLAGAGWIILTVGSQLPVLFNPGLVPPLNEIGRDPVILVLIIASLLVVVLGIVFWAQDVASRPPRTRPITLRERLLTLVSFPLLPILTLIFVALPVMHAQTRLLLGGSLQYQVARKL from the coding sequence TTGCCGTATCAATCCGACGGTGGCCGGCGCAACAACGTTCAGATGGGCGTCGGGCAGTCGCTGTGGGGCGCATCCCCGCCTCCGCCGATCCCCGAACGCGCGCTCGACGGGATTCCCGGCTGTATCGCGTGGTTGGCGCTGTTATTCTGCGTCGCCTCTGCCCTTGCCTTTCCGCGCATCGTTCTGACCTTGGCCGCGCTCCTCGGCGCATATACGGCCCTGCGTTTCGTGCTTGCGGCGGTCGCCAACTTCAACGGCATGCGCATGATCCGCCGCTGGGAACAAACCGACTGGAAAGCCAAGTACGATACCGACACTGCCGGACGGGCCGACGCGCTGCCTTGGGATGACGTCAAGTACCTTGTCATTGTCCCCAACTACGGCGAACCGTACGAGATTCTGCAGCGCACGCTGGCGCATCTCGCCAAGCAGTACGAGGCGCGGCGGCGCATGACCGTCGTGTTGGCGATGGAGGGCGCCGAGGCCGGCGCGCCCACGAAAGCCGAGCGTCTGATCGCCGAGTTCGGGCCATGCTTCGCTCACATGATGTACGCCGTGCATCCGCGCGGGCTTCCCGGCGAGGTACGCGGCAAGTCGTCCAATCAGGCGTGGGCGGCGCGTCAGGCCAAGCGCCGCCTCGTCGACGAGCTGGGCTACGACATCGACCACATCATCATCTCGACCATGGATGCCGACACGCTCTGGCATCCCAAGTACTTCTTCGCGTTGACTTACGCGTTCGCGATCAGCCCGCACCGCCACGCGCGGACGTGGCAGGCCCCGATCCGCTATCACGGCAACATCTGGGACATCAGCCCACCCATGCGCCTCGTCAACGCCTACGGCGGCGCGTTCGAGCTGGCGTACTTGGCCGCGCCGTGGTGGCAGGCGATCCCGATCTCGTCCTATTCGATGAGCTTGCGGCTAATGGACGCTAGCGGGTATTGGGACACCGACGTCATCGCGGAAGACAGCCACATGTTCATCAAGGCGTTCTTCAGCTCCGACGCCGAACTGGAGCTGGAGCCGATCTTCCTGCCGTTTCTGGCGACCGCGACCACCGGCGACACGGTGTGGGAGGTGCTCAAGGCGCGTTATCAGCAGACGCTGCGTCATGCGTGGGGCAGCAAAGAGGTCGGCTATATCATCGCGCGCATGCTCGAACACCCCGAAATTCCGGCCGGGCGCAGTTTGAAGCTGTTATTGCGCGTGGCGCATGATATACTACTCGCAGGCGCAGGCTGGATTATTCTGACGGTCGGCTCACAGCTTCCGGTGTTGTTCAATCCCGGGCTGGTTCCACCGCTGAACGAAATCGGACGCGACCCGGTCATCTTGGTGCTGATTATCGCATCGCTGTTGGTCGTCGTCCTCGGTATCGTGTTTTGGGCGCAAGACGTGGCCTCGCGTCCGCCCCGCACCCGGCCGATCACCCTGAGGGAACGCCTGCTCACCTTGGTCAGTTTTCCGCTGCTGCCGATCCTGACCCTAATCTTCGTTGCGCTGCCCGTCATGCACGCTCAAACCCGCCTCCTGTTAGGCGGATCGCTGCAGTATCAGGTCGCGCGTAAGCTCTAG
- a CDS encoding DUF3090 family protein, with protein MPNVEIDLNPVDFVTIGTIGPKGQRVFYLQAGRENQLVSMIVEKEQSWALSEALRELIDDVDERRSSETKVDMSLMDMDLREPIEPLFRVSRMGLGFDEDSDRIVLIMQELVVGDENGGLDMDADVDADDDTADDALIEDSYDPLGEEDDAERPSVVRLWCSREQMRALSIHAADTVKAGRADPRLNGRLVYYWT; from the coding sequence ATGCCGAACGTAGAGATCGACCTGAACCCGGTGGATTTTGTCACCATCGGCACTATTGGGCCGAAGGGCCAGCGGGTCTTCTATTTGCAGGCCGGACGTGAGAATCAACTGGTCTCGATGATCGTCGAGAAGGAACAGTCGTGGGCGCTGAGCGAAGCCCTGCGCGAGCTGATCGACGACGTGGACGAGCGGCGCTCCTCCGAGACGAAGGTCGACATGAGCCTGATGGACATGGACCTGCGCGAGCCGATCGAGCCGCTGTTTCGCGTGTCGCGCATGGGCCTCGGCTTCGATGAAGACAGCGACCGCATCGTGTTGATCATGCAGGAGCTGGTCGTCGGCGACGAAAACGGCGGGCTTGACATGGACGCCGATGTCGACGCCGATGACGACACCGCCGATGACGCCCTCATCGAGGACTCCTACGATCCGCTCGGAGAAGAAGACGATGCAGAACGCCCGTCGGTAGTGCGCTTGTGGTGCAGCCGCGAACAGATGCGCGCGCTCTCCATACACGCCGCCGACACGGTCAAGGCGGGCCGCGCCGACCCGCGCCTCAACGGCCGATTGGTGTATTACTGGACCTAG
- a CDS encoding threonine/serine dehydratase, with amino-acid sequence MTVTADDIAAAAARIAPHLTPTPLEPAAGHDGVWLKLENANLTHSFKIRGALNAMLRLQERGAARDGVIAASSGNHAQALACAARLTDVKATILMPRHTPRKKVDGVRRQGGEAVLFGDNYDEAEAEAIRRARETGGTYVSPYNDPDVVAGAGTIGREIAAQLPDVGRVLVCTSGGGLLSGIAVAIKAHNPRVEVIAVCAEHAPAMYNVLAGEQRPQVWDTLAEALSGEIEDGSITIPLTQQHVDRAVLVSEAMIADTMRWFIGTQGWLVEGGGTVAAAAVLHGVVRAGDVPTVCVVSGGNVDLETVQKVLC; translated from the coding sequence ATGACCGTGACTGCTGACGACATCGCCGCTGCCGCCGCGCGCATCGCGCCGCATCTGACGCCGACCCCGCTCGAACCGGCCGCCGGCCATGACGGTGTGTGGCTCAAGCTCGAAAACGCCAACCTGACTCACAGCTTCAAGATTCGCGGTGCGCTGAACGCCATGCTGCGCCTGCAAGAACGCGGCGCGGCGCGGGATGGCGTGATCGCCGCATCGTCCGGCAATCATGCGCAGGCGCTGGCGTGCGCTGCCCGCCTGACAGACGTCAAGGCGACGATCCTGATGCCGCGCCATACGCCACGCAAGAAGGTCGATGGCGTGCGCCGGCAGGGTGGGGAGGCCGTGCTGTTCGGCGACAACTACGACGAAGCAGAAGCCGAGGCCATCCGGCGCGCGCGCGAAACCGGCGGCACCTACGTCTCGCCCTATAACGACCCCGACGTGGTTGCCGGTGCAGGCACGATCGGGCGCGAGATCGCCGCGCAGCTGCCGGATGTCGGGCGGGTGCTGGTATGCACGAGCGGCGGCGGACTGCTCAGCGGAATCGCGGTCGCCATCAAGGCGCACAACCCGAGGGTCGAAGTGATCGCCGTGTGCGCCGAACACGCCCCGGCCATGTACAACGTCCTCGCCGGCGAGCAGCGCCCGCAGGTTTGGGACACGCTGGCGGAAGCCCTCAGCGGCGAGATCGAGGACGGGTCGATCACCATCCCCCTCACGCAGCAGCATGTCGACCGCGCGGTGCTGGTCAGCGAGGCGATGATTGCCGACACGATGCGCTGGTTCATCGGCACGCAGGGCTGGCTGGTCGAAGGCGGCGGCACGGTCGCGGCGGCAGCAGTGCTGCACGGGGTAGTCCGTGCTGGAGACGTGCCAACCGTATGCGTCGTGAGCGGCGGCAATGTCGATCTCGAGACCGTTCAAAAGGTGCTCTGTTAG
- a CDS encoding MSMEG_4193 family putative phosphomutase codes for MTTILLIRHAVNDYVKTGKLAGWTPGVHLNEDGVAQAKLLGERLADVPLQAIYSSPLERAVETAEAVREHHAHLPLNILEGVGEVQFGEWQGMSLNDLRRRKLWDVVQRAPSRATFPGGESFSEAQFRAVRAIEGLVKAHPAQVVAVFSHSDVIKLIVAHYLGMHLDSFQRIEISTASISTVQLGHSSPYVVGVNDVSHLRQPKNETKG; via the coding sequence ATGACGACGATTTTGCTCATCCGCCACGCGGTAAACGACTACGTGAAGACCGGCAAGCTAGCCGGTTGGACGCCCGGTGTCCACCTTAATGAGGACGGCGTGGCGCAGGCCAAGCTGCTCGGCGAACGACTCGCCGATGTGCCGCTTCAGGCGATCTATTCGAGCCCGCTCGAACGCGCTGTCGAGACGGCCGAAGCCGTGCGCGAGCATCACGCGCATCTGCCGTTAAACATCCTCGAAGGCGTGGGCGAAGTGCAGTTCGGGGAGTGGCAAGGGATGAGCCTGAACGACCTGCGCCGGCGCAAACTGTGGGATGTCGTGCAGCGCGCGCCTTCGCGCGCGACGTTCCCGGGCGGCGAGTCTTTTTCCGAGGCGCAGTTTCGGGCTGTCCGGGCCATCGAAGGGCTGGTGAAAGCACACCCGGCGCAGGTTGTTGCGGTGTTCAGCCATTCCGACGTCATCAAGCTAATCGTCGCCCATTATTTGGGCATGCACCTCGACAGCTTTCAGCGTATCGAGATTTCGACGGCGTCGATTAGTACAGTACAATTGGGACACAGTAGCCCGTACGTCGTCGGGGTCAACGACGTGTCCCACCTGCGACAGCCAAAGAACGAAACGAAGGGCTGA
- a CDS encoding dienelactone hydrolase family protein, producing MSEERPHHVEYQTRAGYQTVIADDGKQFAAFGAQPLLGQRFPAIVLLHDWWGLTASVRALAVQMAQAGYYVIAPDLFDGRTADTAREAASLVELIARKKRFARVLDAFEVVEQHQHTMHQVAVVGVGLGGSLAFRAAIQYPHREKAAIAFSGFPQTYMGKFRHCPVPVLAVYGSDDHLIPQKMIDALRTELAAADRHDAHRVVVMPGAGHDLFPEDADGDDRATSARALAHALTFLEHHVRNVSA from the coding sequence ATGAGCGAAGAGCGCCCGCACCACGTCGAATATCAAACGCGCGCTGGCTACCAGACGGTCATCGCCGATGACGGAAAGCAGTTCGCCGCTTTCGGTGCTCAACCCCTGTTGGGCCAACGCTTCCCCGCCATCGTGCTGCTGCACGACTGGTGGGGCTTGACCGCCAGTGTGCGTGCACTCGCGGTTCAGATGGCACAGGCCGGTTACTACGTGATCGCGCCCGATCTTTTCGACGGGCGCACAGCCGACACAGCGCGCGAGGCTGCCTCGCTGGTCGAACTGATCGCGCGTAAGAAGCGTTTCGCGCGCGTGCTGGACGCTTTCGAGGTGGTCGAACAACATCAGCACACCATGCATCAAGTCGCGGTCGTCGGCGTGGGGTTGGGTGGGAGTCTGGCCTTTCGTGCGGCGATCCAATACCCACACCGCGAGAAAGCGGCCATCGCATTCAGCGGTTTCCCTCAAACATACATGGGCAAGTTTCGTCACTGCCCGGTGCCGGTGCTCGCTGTGTACGGCAGTGACGACCACCTGATCCCGCAGAAGATGATCGACGCGCTGCGCACCGAGCTGGCCGCGGCCGACCGGCACGACGCGCATCGGGTCGTCGTCATGCCCGGCGCCGGGCACGATCTTTTCCCCGAAGACGCCGACGGAGACGACCGCGCGACATCGGCTCGGGCGTTGGCGCACGCACTGACGTTTCTCGAACACCACGTGCGGAATGTCTCCGCATGA
- a CDS encoding sugar phosphate isomerase/epimerase: MKLGFVTAILPDLSFEDVLKFAADHGFGCVEVMCWPVGEAERRYAGVTHIDVTNFGPAEAANVKALMAKYGVSISGLGYYPNPLVADPAERTVYAEHIKKVIAAAKMIDVPVMNTFVGRDPARSIEDQWPLFEEVWAPLIAFAEQQDVKIGIENCPMLFSLDEWPGGKNLAISPDVWRRMFDRFPSRHFGLNFDPSHLIWQHIDYVRAIHEFGSRFVHVHAKDEKIDPDRLYDRGILGLKWHTPKLPGLGSVNWGAFYSALSDTGYDYAVCIEVEDRAYEGSLDDRKRSLTQSKRFLEQFMY, translated from the coding sequence ATGAAACTCGGATTTGTCACTGCCATTCTGCCTGACCTGTCGTTCGAGGACGTGCTCAAGTTCGCCGCCGATCACGGCTTTGGCTGTGTCGAAGTCATGTGCTGGCCGGTCGGCGAGGCGGAACGGCGCTACGCCGGCGTCACGCATATCGACGTCACCAATTTCGGCCCGGCGGAGGCGGCCAACGTCAAGGCGCTGATGGCCAAGTACGGCGTGTCGATCAGCGGGCTGGGCTACTACCCGAATCCATTAGTGGCCGACCCGGCCGAGCGCACCGTCTACGCCGAGCACATCAAAAAGGTGATCGCCGCGGCCAAGATGATCGACGTGCCGGTCATGAATACGTTCGTCGGGCGCGATCCGGCCCGTTCGATCGAGGATCAGTGGCCGCTGTTCGAGGAAGTGTGGGCGCCGCTGATCGCCTTTGCCGAGCAGCAGGACGTCAAGATCGGCATCGAGAATTGCCCGATGCTGTTCAGCCTCGACGAGTGGCCCGGCGGCAAGAACCTCGCCATCTCGCCAGACGTCTGGCGGCGGATGTTCGACCGCTTCCCCAGCCGGCACTTCGGACTGAACTTCGACCCGTCGCACCTGATCTGGCAGCACATCGACTACGTGCGCGCCATCCACGAGTTCGGCTCGCGCTTTGTGCACGTCCACGCCAAGGACGAGAAGATCGACCCCGACCGGCTGTACGACCGCGGTATTCTGGGCCTCAAATGGCACACGCCCAAACTGCCCGGACTCGGCAGCGTGAACTGGGGCGCGTTCTATTCGGCGCTCAGCGACACCGGCTACGACTACGCCGTGTGTATCGAGGTCGAGGATCGCGCCTACGAAGGCTCGCTGGACGACCGCAAGCGTTCGCTCACGCAGTCCAAGCGCTTCCTCGAACAGTTCATGTACTAG
- a CDS encoding cold shock domain-containing protein: MSEALQTGVVKWFNNVKGYGFITVDGRESDVFVHYSAIQANGYKTLNEGDRVQFTIAQGQKGEEARQVTKIE, encoded by the coding sequence ATGTCTGAAGCATTGCAAACTGGTGTCGTCAAGTGGTTTAACAATGTCAAAGGCTACGGCTTCATCACGGTGGATGGTCGAGAAAGCGACGTGTTCGTCCATTACTCCGCGATCCAAGCCAACGGTTACAAAACGTTGAACGAGGGAGATCGGGTTCAGTTCACGATCGCACAAGGGCAAAAGGGCGAAGAAGCCCGTCAAGTCACCAAGATCGAGTAA
- a CDS encoding rRNA pseudouridine synthase, producing the protein MEHRLQKLLAQANYGSRRAAEDLITAGRVRVNGEVAQLGSKADPDKDVVTVDGQRVDLKSPPIYLAYNKPINVVSATERQPGDDRPTVRDMVPVDGHLFLLGRLDAESEGLVVLTNDGDLTQALTHPRYEHTKTYQVVVYGSMDGRTADRWARGVTLDEEDGTTVETAQCFVDIVRREGDVTILKVVMTEGRNRQIRRVAALLGHPVKRLVRTHIGRYAMADLPRGEYVELKERDVKLLKTAAPELDEIRKIKGQENAAKRRQKLMAHSTASEEQIEEAKRNRLPPAPRRGKKYAARDAEREERTRRDDRPRRPGSSDRRGGPRDGRRVGPKPQAFRSRLMIDESGENTPGARRHRGDDIPEGFRSRNAEQDLPEGFRARLSEADRPTRRVFRREGDSRGGESRGGRGPRREGGYRSRDGESRSGEGRGEGRPPRREGGYRSRDGESRGGEGRGEGRPPRREGGYRSRDGESRGGEGRGEGRPPRREGGYRSRDGESRGGEGRGEGRPPRREGGYRSRDGESRGGEGRGEGRPPRREGGYRS; encoded by the coding sequence ATGGAACACCGTTTACAAAAGCTGTTGGCGCAGGCCAACTACGGTTCGCGACGTGCCGCCGAAGACTTGATCACCGCCGGGCGCGTGCGCGTCAACGGGGAGGTCGCCCAACTCGGCTCCAAGGCCGACCCGGACAAAGACGTCGTCACCGTCGACGGTCAGCGCGTCGACCTGAAGTCCCCTCCAATCTACCTCGCTTACAACAAGCCGATTAACGTCGTGTCCGCGACCGAGCGTCAACCCGGCGACGACCGCCCGACCGTGCGCGACATGGTGCCGGTCGACGGTCACCTCTTCCTGCTTGGCCGCCTCGACGCCGAAAGCGAAGGGTTGGTCGTCCTCACCAACGATGGCGACCTCACGCAAGCACTGACCCACCCACGCTACGAACACACCAAGACGTATCAGGTTGTCGTCTACGGCAGCATGGACGGCCGCACTGCCGACCGTTGGGCGCGCGGCGTGACCCTCGATGAAGAGGACGGCACGACGGTCGAGACCGCCCAGTGCTTCGTCGACATCGTGCGCCGAGAAGGCGACGTGACGATCCTCAAGGTCGTGATGACCGAAGGCCGCAACCGGCAAATTCGGCGCGTGGCCGCCTTGCTCGGCCATCCGGTCAAGCGGCTTGTCCGCACCCATATCGGGCGCTACGCCATGGCTGATCTGCCACGCGGCGAGTATGTCGAGCTTAAGGAGCGCGACGTCAAGCTGCTCAAGACTGCCGCGCCCGAACTCGACGAAATCCGCAAGATCAAGGGGCAGGAGAACGCGGCGAAGCGCCGCCAGAAGCTGATGGCTCATTCGACCGCCAGCGAGGAGCAAATCGAAGAGGCAAAGCGCAACCGGCTTCCGCCCGCCCCGCGCCGCGGCAAGAAGTATGCCGCCCGCGATGCCGAGCGCGAAGAACGCACCCGCCGTGACGATCGTCCGCGCCGGCCCGGCAGCAGCGACCGCCGTGGTGGCCCGCGAGACGGCAGGCGTGTCGGGCCCAAGCCACAGGCATTTCGCTCTCGCCTGATGATCGACGAGTCGGGCGAGAATACGCCCGGCGCGCGCCGTCATCGTGGCGACGACATACCCGAGGGTTTCCGTTCGCGGAACGCCGAACAGGACCTGCCGGAAGGCTTCCGCGCGCGATTGAGCGAGGCCGACCGTCCAACCCGGCGCGTGTTCCGCCGCGAGGGAGACTCGCGCGGTGGCGAAAGTCGTGGTGGTCGTGGGCCCCGGCGCGAAGGCGGCTATCGTTCGCGGGATGGTGAGTCGCGCAGTGGCGAAGGTCGCGGCGAAGGCCGTCCGCCTCGGCGCGAAGGTGGATACCGTTCGCGGGATGGTGAATCGCGCGGCGGCGAAGGTCGCGGCGAAGGCCGTCCGCCCCGGCGTGAAGGCGGATACCGCTCGCGTGATGGTGAGTCGCGCGGCGGCGAAGGTCGCGGCGAAGGCCGTCCGCCCCGGCGCGAAGGTGGATACCGTTCGCGGGATGGTGAATCGCGCGGCGGCGAAGGTCGCGGCGAAGGCCGTCCGCCCCGGCGTGAAGGCGGATACCGCTCGCGTGATGGGGAGTCGCGCGGCGGCGAAGGTCGCGGCGAAGGCCGCCCGCCCCGGCGTGAAGGCGGCTACCGCTCGTGA
- a CDS encoding SCO1664 family protein, whose protein sequence is MIRNSSNYTFLVTLTHEKVSALAIYKPRRGERPLWDFPDNTLADRERASFVLSEALGWGLVPPTALRDGPHGIGSVQWFIPHDPSENYFTFGDRVHAQLKRIALFDCITNNADRKGGHLLLGDDERVWCIDNGLTFNQAHKLRTVIWDFEGEEIPGPLLADVRDVRDHLCDESDPLHRTMAALLSPGEISTTVHRIDRVLKSRRYPRPGGGANYPWPPV, encoded by the coding sequence ATGATCCGCAACAGCTCGAATTACACGTTCCTCGTCACGCTAACGCACGAGAAGGTCAGCGCGCTGGCGATTTACAAGCCGCGGCGCGGCGAACGCCCGCTGTGGGACTTCCCCGACAACACGCTGGCCGACCGCGAGCGCGCGTCCTTTGTGCTCAGCGAGGCGCTGGGCTGGGGTCTGGTGCCGCCGACCGCCCTGCGCGACGGGCCGCACGGCATCGGCTCGGTACAGTGGTTCATCCCGCACGACCCGTCCGAGAACTACTTCACGTTCGGCGATCGGGTGCACGCGCAGCTCAAGCGTATCGCGCTGTTCGACTGCATCACCAACAACGCCGACCGCAAGGGCGGGCACCTGCTGCTCGGCGACGACGAGCGCGTGTGGTGCATCGACAACGGCCTGACCTTCAATCAGGCGCACAAGCTGCGCACGGTGATCTGGGACTTCGAAGGCGAGGAGATCCCGGGGCCGCTGCTGGCTGACGTGCGCGACGTGCGCGACCACCTGTGTGATGAGTCCGACCCGCTGCACCGGACGATGGCCGCCCTGCTCTCCCCGGGCGAGATCAGCACCACGGTTCACCGGATCGACCGCGTGCTGAAGTCGCGCCGTTATCCGCGTCCCGGCGGCGGTGCCAACTACCCGTGGCCGCCAGTCTAG